CTGGGGATTTTGAAGCAGGAAAGTGGGTTCATCAGTATATATTGGAAAATGGAATTCAGGTGTGCTTAAATCTTGGAAATACTTTAATGAATATGTACGCAAAGATGGGAGAGATTAAAGAAGCTCGTCGACTGTTTGATCAGATGTCAGAACAAGATGTTGTGTCCTGGACCACATTGGTTACTGGGTATGCGGCGTCTGGCAGTTTGGACATTGCCCGTGAAATTTTTGACAGGATTCCCAATCGCAATGTCATCGCATGGAATGCTATGTTTGCTGGTTATGTTTCTAATGGTTGTTTTCTCGAAGCTGTCCTGCTTTTCAGAGACATGCTGGTATGTTCCTCTTTTCATTTTAAGGAACCTAATTTTCTGTTACATGCACACTGTCCATTGTCATCATACTCATAGAAAAGAGAGACCTTATATAAGTTATATTGAAAGGGAAATTTGGATTTTTAACTGAAAGTTTCCCATGCGAGCCCTTATTTCAGACTATAATTATAATTATGAAGTGTTCATACTAACCTAAccttccaaaaaaaaatctgCAGTTCTGTTGGTCAGTGACATTTCACGATCAATTGAAAGTTACTCTGCCTATTCTGCATATTTCTGTTGGTCAGTGACATTTCATATACATTGAAAAGTTAACTGGCCTATTTGTGAAACTTTAGAATGAAGTAACGTAAAGATAACCAAAAGAACTAGGGAATAATGCCTGAAATTCTCTAATGGAACAAATTGTAAAACACTTGAGAATATCTTGAGTTCTGTAAATCTTAATATATCTTACTTTCTGTTCAGGTTTCCTCTGAGAACCCTGATAGGGCTACAATTCTCAGTGTACTTGCAGCATGTGTGGGATTAGAAGATATATTTACGGCTAGAACAATTCATGGGTTTGTATGTAAAGGTGGTATTGATTGGACAGTTGACTTAGTTAACTGTTTTATAAGGATGTATACCAAGTGGCAAGTGTGGCAGCATGTACTCTGCGAtggattttcaaatgatgttgtagttgtggtaaaaactgggttcttttcagacttgtgaaggaaataatttcttagatttaaatttaaacaggcaaataaattttgtttgaaaactttagggaaaaacaccaagacttggattccaccattgacccattatttgataaattctaataattaatattcatgcaatttttcttttagagtgattctaatattatgccttttgtagatttttgaagtaataaatgtaaacaccaagcatgaaacatcaagagtcttaaactaagcatgatccatcaaaatgaatcacaattattcaataaaaatcaattttccaataaaaattccatgcaaataatcatgtaataatattgcaaataaataataaagttagaattataccataaataaggaccaatggcttcctccgtcgccttggctaaggggtttagctcctcatatcaaaaacttgctcaaaattgcttaataggtgtttttattgatgaatatggtgataaagagaagtttgcaaagctgtataaacgttacagcgtcactgttacaaagatgagtacTGCCGTTTATAAACGATGCATATATAACGCTGTTGAACTACGACAcagtttctggttttaagactgttgaagaacgactgccttagcaggtctgttcttcctcttcttcttcctcctcgaacagcagcagcagcagcactgtaactctctgtaatcgcttctcctcggctctcctcgactctaaactctctcctaagggtttccaacccttcttatgactcgaaccaacacttatatagctatcaaacccccaaaaatctcgagtggatccaacttcttcttttttctcccttctctgcgttgttgagaaaatatctctcttgtgatctccctgtacgcgtttgttagctataaatttgccaccaaactcttatcaagacttgaacaggacaagtatagtttacttcagcgcaaaactctcccagaatctcttgaaaatagctttgaaagttaaacagagagtacgtgtcctggttggactttgatccattctcccggtcattccagcccaattggttgggtccaatcgatcgtAACAGACTTGTTTACTCAATTATAGCCTATTAGTAGCAAATACAACAATTGAATCTcaaaaaatcacgtccaaaattcgatcaccaaatctgccagtgctgtaacaagtcttcccgccaaaaatccatttttgaattttgagaaggaatgccccctatcctctgatggggtgcgaatagcaagtggggttgaaataaaattcttggggtggaaataaccaaatcttgggtgcctttagtaatttttcttggatgttttcGGACTTTTCCGGGGTACTTCTGGGCTACTTCCGGTATactgtcaacggagctccaaacgccacatttttaaccaattttgccgcaaaaccttatttttccaaaaacacctacaaataaataaaacaccataataagtacaaaaatgggtactaacacaatatacaattgggctatattagacacataaatgcgtctatcaaatacccccaaacttattatttgctagtcccgagcaaatcaaaactacaaaataaaatcctaactcactgtcgcaggcatcgtcgattgcatttagcgtatgcaataagcctttaaacccctaggtggccctagtggccgagtaatagtctcgggagggcttaccagagatatacccacaaaacctgtactcctaattggtcacaagtatccaaagaactacgaggacatacatattctcaacctatctccaagtaactagaatgccagagaaattaaaggtgtcagctctaaagctaactgaagaaaaggggatacacatccacacgactgctagataaagagatatccgctatacagctagataaacattgtaagatgcgtccgctactttacaactggataagattaggagagagataaaaatgagagggacatctgctatacagctggactaattacgtgtgatgagttaaaccagtgctagaaagatcttgtgtcagattgaaagcagacttaAAATGCGCCTATCACTCTACCGAGTTGTTGTTCAAGAGAATGCACATGAAAAATGAGATAACGTTTACAACGATGATTGTAGGTTATGTTCAATGTGGAGCAAAAGAAGTGGCACTTGAGATTTTCTACAAAATGCCTTACAAGGATATCGTTTCGTGGAATGCCTTGTTAGCTGTGCTCAATCAGTGTAGTTATTTTAATGAAGCCTTGAGCATTTTTTTAGATATGCTGAGGGCCAATGTTAGACCTAACAAACTTACCTTGGTTAGCATGTTGTCTGCCTGTGCTAATGCTGGTGCTTTTGATCTAGGGCAATGGATTCATGCCTACATtgatagaaataacatagaaacTGATAACCACTTACTCTCTTCACTCATAGATATGTACGCAAAATGCGGAAGCATAGAAATAGCAGTTGAACTTTTTGCTAAAGTACAGAATAAGGACCTTTTAATATGGAGTATTATGATCCGTGGACTTGCCATGAATGGACATGGAAACCTGGCCTTGGATCTTTTCGAAGAAATGCTACAGTTTGGTGTGGAGCCAGATGGTATCACGTTTATTGGAGTGTTAAGTGCTTGCAGTCATGCAGGTTTAGTTGATAAAGGTCGTCACTATTTCGATATGATGACTCGCCTTTATAAAATTTCTCCAGAGGCTGAACATTATAGTTGTATGGTGGACAATTTTGGCCGTCGTGGTCTTTTACTAGAGGCAAAAGACTTTATTGAGGACATATCAAGAAACTGTAATGAGAAAGCGATTTGGGGTGCTCTACTTGGTGCTTGCAGAATACATGGAAATGTTGAACTAGCGAAATATGCAGCAAATCATCTCCTCGAATTGGATCCAAATAGTTCGGGGGGATATGTACTACTATCTAATATATATGCTGAATCTTCTAACTGGAATGACGTTGTGGAGGTTCGAAAATTGATGAAAATGAAGGGGGTTGCTAAACTGCCTGGTTGCAGCTGTAACGAGCTAAATGGTGTAGTTCAAGAATTCTTTGCTGGGGACATTTCTCACCCACAATGTGAGCAAATTTACAGGATCTTAGAAGAACTTAAAAGACATATGGGATCAACAGATAGTGAATACGATTATTATTCTCTCGACCCACTGCTGTGCCCTCAAAGGTGTCTAAAAAATTGGGACTAAAAAAGTTATCAAATTTGTATAACCATAACACCACCATTTTGAGACCTAAAAGGTATGTACTTAAGCCTGtggataaattttgaaaaatgactTCAAAATTCTTTCCAGCGACTTGCAGTAGCAGCTTGATGTGAAATTGAGGGTTAGTTGCAATATTTTCCCTACTTCTCACTGTGTGGTGATTTTACTATTCTCATGGTTATGAATTTTATTACCATTTATTGATTCTTGATCCATCGCAGGAACTCAAAACCAAGATGTGACTGGAGATGTTTGTTTGTATCTAGCCGAAGTTTCGAGTCCTTCAACTTTACCACGTGTTTACAAGTCTGCAGACATGATATTGGATGTGCCAGTGCTTCACTAAGGTACTGAAACTGCACTACCTTTCAGTAGAAGGTAAACTTCGTTTTACCAAAACAGATTGAACTGGCGATACAAGACAGTTTAGCTCATGGGTTAATTCAGCAGTGGAAGTTAGATCTAGTATACTCACCACTTCTTGTTTATCTCATTGTTCTTACAAATTGGATCTGTCATCAAAACATCTCTCAACTGTCTGCTTTTATGAGATGGAAACAGTGGAATAAACTCCAAAAAGATCTCCCTGTCTCTCACAGGCATATATGGAAATATTATACAAATTTCTTTTGCCTCTAATCTCACTATCACATTAAGTTTTCATGAATGCTAGCTGATGAATACATTATTGTACTCTCCACACAGCATTACCTTTTTTTGTTTGGTGACCCACAGGCTCGTTTATGGTTTGGACGAGTGAATGCAGTAGCATGATTCGAGATTGTTCTCTTGGCAGGTAACTTTCTAATTTTATATCTCATCCTGTTACTCTCAAACTTCTATACGTTCAATATGGTTTAAGCCtttgttttgaaaatatatgaaaTTGCAATGGTATTGCAGTCCACACAAATTCAATAACTGGGTTAAATTTTTCCAGCggaaattagttttttttttccttttaatattcaTCATTCAGTTGTCATCTACTTCTGAGTGATGCTTCAAAAAGACTAGAGAGGAAACACTTCTGATGTTATAGGCTCTCACTGAAACATTTGAAAACTATAGGTGGGTCAAATAAGTGAAATAATTTAGATGGCCATTACTGGTTTTCATTTCATCACTTTGTTGTGACGTCTATTAGTTATCTCGCCTGAATCTGACTTATTTGAGACTAGATTATTGGTTGACTTCTCTGAGTGGCTGCTGAATCTGTTTCATCCCACTCACTGATTTATGTGTTCATATTTGTCAATCTTCTTAAGTTAGATAGATGTCCAGCGAGCCAGATGATCTAGACAATTCTGTCTGACTTGGTGATCTTTGAACCAGACACTATGTCGGGCCCAAACCGGAGACTGGCATCCCTAAATTAAAAGCAAACCAAAATTGTTGTCTTGTGTTTTTACTAGAGTTTGGGAAGGctgtttctctttctcttcttgtcAGTCTAAAAAAGTAGGTTGTCTAAGTTTAAAGATTATGGCCCAAGGCAAATGAGTTACAAAAATCATGGCCGGTGGTTGGACCCCTGAAATAGTCAGTCCATGATTTTCAGAGCAAAATCTCCCCCACAATATGAGCAAATTTACATGATCTTAGAAAAACTGAAAaggtttattatttattttattttgggacattttaaaaattatttttccacCTATTTGCTTACATGTGAAATTGAGGGCTAGTCATGTTTTTCCCCTACTTCTCATTGCCTCATTGCCTTTATCGGAGTTGCTTGTTTCCGGATAATTTCTGCAAGCAATTAGCAAGCTAAGGCTCTCAAACCTTACATATAAAAAGGTGAAGTGATAAAGTTGCGTACTGGCTTACTCTCTTGTGCCTATTAGCTTTATAACCATTTATTGAATTTGATGTATCACAGGAATTCAAAATCACGATGTTGCTGGAGAAGTTTGTTTGTCTACCCAAAGCTCCGAGTCCTTTAAGTGTCCCACCTGTTTATGAGGCCGCTGaaggtaaatttttttttatgagaacAGGTACATGCTATACAAGTCATTTTAGTATTTAGGTTAATTTAGTAGTGGAAGGTAGATCTATTTTGTTCGCCATTTATTGTTTATTCTCCTTATTCTATTTCGGATTGGGACTGTCATCTAAACATCACATAAGTGTCTGCTCATATAAGATACAAACAGTGGAAGACATTTATAATACCACCCTTTTTAATTATGCAGCATTCTACAGCCTTTAACCTTACTATCACATTGTTGATTGATTTAGAGTTTTCATTAGTGCTAGCTGATGAGCACATGAGTGTATCTTCTACACGGCATTACCTTTCAATGTTTGGTGACCCACAGCTTCAATTATGGATTGGATAAATGTACAATAAGATGTATGGATATTGTTCTTATATTGGCAGGTAACTTTCTACATTAATCCTGTTACTTTTGAATTTCTTTCATTCAATATGGTTTAAATGTTTTGtcgaagaattaatgaaatttggAAAAGTAAATTATTGTGATATTCACCTTTCAGTTGTCTTTGACATCCGAGTCATGCTTCAAAAGGATCAAATAAGGTAAACTTCTGATGTAGTAAGGACCCATATTGAGTTCATCTGCAGCTGAATTACTGACTATCAAGTAATAATTCTTTACCTCTATCCAAACGTCTTCTTTTCTCGTCTTGTTTATTCCTTTCCATAGCAATAAAAGGTTTAACGATTCTCATTTAAAAATCGTAAAAACTGAAAGTGGAACAAAGAAGTTAAATAGGAGCTATGTAGTCAATTTCGCTTGTACCGGCCGAAATATC
This DNA window, taken from Papaver somniferum cultivar HN1 chromosome 3, ASM357369v1, whole genome shotgun sequence, encodes the following:
- the LOC113360165 gene encoding pentatricopeptide repeat-containing protein At2g13600-like — its product is MIEGDKTSSVNSHIIPSILKACSRIMGDSEGTQIHGICVKLNTLADSYVQNAMIQMYSKCGQLIDARQVFDKMPDKNVVSWNSIITCYAELGRWEDVKILFWLMVEESFLTPNSITVVKMISACSKSGDFEAGKWVHQYILENGIQVCLNLGNTLMNMYAKMGEIKEARRLFDQMSEQDVVSWTTLVTGYAASGSLDIAREIFDRIPNRNVIAWNAMFAGYVSNGCFLEAVLLFRDMLVSSENPDRATILSVLAACVGLEDIFTARTIHGFVCKGGIDWTVDLVNCFIRMYTKWQVWQHVLCDGFSNDVVVVVKTGFFSLLFKRMHMKNEITFTTMIVGYVQCGAKEVALEIFYKMPYKDIVSWNALLAVLNQCSYFNEALSIFLDMLRANVRPNKLTLVSMLSACANAGAFDLGQWIHAYIDRNNIETDNHLLSSLIDMYAKCGSIEIAVELFAKVQNKDLLIWSIMIRGLAMNGHGNLALDLFEEMLQFGVEPDGITFIGVLSACSHAGLVDKGRHYFDMMTRLYKISPEAEHYSCMVDNFGRRGLLLEAKDFIEDISRNCNEKAIWGALLGACRIHGNVELAKYAANHLLELDPNSSGGYVLLSNIYAESSNWNDVVEVRKLMKMKGVAKLPGCSCNELNGVVQEFFAGDISHPQCEQIYRILEELKRHMGSTDRTQNQDVTGDVCLYLAEVSSPSTLPRVYKSADMILDVPEFKITMLLEKFVCLPKAPSPLSVPPVYEAAEAFNLTITLLIDLEFSLVLADEHMSVSSTRHYLSMFGDPQLQLWIG